The following are from one region of the Arthrobacter sp. KBS0703 genome:
- a CDS encoding ATP-binding cassette domain-containing protein: protein MWTGLCTLPEGYGAVLDDEGANVSAGEKQLLTIDRAFLARPSVLILDEATNSVDTRTEVLVQKAKSTLRSDRTCFVIAHRLSTIRDADLILVMEAVQIVEQGTHAELLAVGGAYSALYAAQFAAPVAEV from the coding sequence ATGTGGACCGGTTTGTGCACTCTGCCGGAGGGCTACGGCGCCGTGCTCGACGACGAGGGCGCCAATGTGTCCGCCGGCGAGAAGCAGCTGCTGACGATTGACCGGGCGTTCCTGGCCCGGCCCTCTGTCTTGATTTTGGACGAGGCGACGAACTCGGTGGATACGCGGACCGAGGTGCTGGTGCAGAAGGCGAAGAGTACTTTGCGGTCCGACCGGACGTGCTTCGTGATCGCGCACCGGCTGTCCACGATCCGCGACGCCGACCTCATCCTGGTGATGGAGGCCGTGCAGATCGTGGAGCAGGGGACGCATGCTGAACTCTTGGCGGTGGGTGGGGCGTACTCGGCGCTGTACGCGGCGC
- a CDS encoding SDR family NAD(P)-dependent oxidoreductase, translating into MGNEATWQEATTSGRFAGKTVIVTVLDAGTGSVVNVASEAGLRGSAAGAAYTASKHAVVGLTKNSAVMYGPRGLRFNAVAPGPTITNIVANWGSQLAAERLGPLMQATVPTPATAAQLAASITFLLSDDGTNINGSILASDGGWSAL; encoded by the coding sequence ATGGGCAACGAAGCCACATGGCAGGAAGCCACCACCAGCGGCCGCTTCGCCGGCAAGACCGTCATCGTCACCGTGCTGGACGCCGGCACCGGCTCTGTGGTCAACGTCGCCTCCGAGGCCGGCCTGCGCGGGTCCGCCGCCGGCGCCGCCTACACCGCGTCCAAGCACGCCGTCGTCGGTCTGACCAAGAACTCGGCCGTGATGTACGGGCCCAGGGGCCTGCGCTTCAACGCCGTGGCACCCGGCCCCACCATCACCAACATCGTGGCCAACTGGGGATCCCAGCTCGCGGCCGAACGGCTCGGCCCGCTGATGCAGGCCACCGTCCCCACACCCGCCACCGCCGCGCAGCTCGCCGCCTCCATCACCTTCCTGCTCAGCGACGACGGCACCAACATCAACGGCTCCATCCTCGCCTCCGACGGCGGCTGGTCGGCGCTGTAG